Proteins found in one Bremerella volcania genomic segment:
- a CDS encoding metallophosphoesterase family protein produces MTPGSPFRFIQTGDIHLDQPLGGLAEVPKHLREIFLSAPRQAMQQVVENALLHEVDFVLITGNVLDVRHSSPVIVGFLLDQLETLSDAGIKVYWLGGESDPPARWPASIHLPSNVHTIGPGKPVEILHQRGDVAICTIMAQGYTGREPGWSQFRPDAAGLFTIGALNGEFESDAIARSGIPYWALGGKELRDKLNCSPAIAVYAGSPQGRSITHNGQRSCTLVEVDEEGDVAMEAIPTDVCRWQSEIIELENCKKVSDLAQIIKNRLNTLNTTKGNRQLMIDWRVIVANEATRDLLREETWQEITDELNKQFGQEPMGSWTYELTVETASVIPEAWYQEQSICGDYLRLTRELAADPSLPIELTQFLAEGHEESQLADAVSIESRENRRRVLQDARRLGVRLLRAE; encoded by the coding sequence GTGACGCCTGGTTCCCCGTTCAGGTTCATTCAAACCGGTGATATTCATCTCGATCAGCCGCTAGGCGGGCTCGCGGAAGTCCCCAAGCATTTGCGCGAGATCTTCCTTAGTGCGCCGCGTCAGGCGATGCAACAAGTGGTCGAGAACGCGCTGCTGCATGAAGTCGACTTCGTGCTGATCACCGGAAACGTGCTCGACGTGCGGCATAGCAGCCCGGTCATCGTCGGGTTTCTGCTAGATCAATTGGAAACGCTCAGCGACGCCGGCATCAAAGTGTATTGGCTCGGTGGCGAGAGCGATCCTCCGGCACGTTGGCCTGCTTCGATTCATCTGCCATCGAACGTCCACACCATCGGCCCCGGCAAGCCGGTCGAAATCCTGCATCAGCGCGGCGACGTCGCCATCTGCACGATCATGGCCCAAGGGTACACCGGCCGCGAGCCTGGTTGGAGCCAGTTTCGCCCCGACGCCGCAGGTCTGTTTACCATTGGGGCCTTGAACGGCGAGTTCGAGTCGGACGCGATTGCCCGTAGCGGCATTCCTTATTGGGCCCTGGGCGGCAAAGAGCTGCGCGACAAGCTGAACTGCTCGCCAGCGATTGCCGTCTACGCAGGTTCACCCCAGGGGCGCTCGATCACGCACAACGGTCAACGCAGCTGCACGCTGGTGGAAGTGGACGAGGAAGGGGACGTCGCCATGGAAGCGATCCCGACCGACGTCTGCCGCTGGCAAAGTGAAATCATCGAGCTGGAAAACTGCAAAAAAGTGAGCGACCTGGCGCAGATCATCAAGAACCGGCTCAACACGCTCAACACCACCAAGGGGAATCGCCAGTTGATGATCGACTGGCGGGTGATCGTGGCCAACGAAGCGACGCGAGACCTCCTCAGGGAAGAAACCTGGCAAGAGATTACCGACGAGCTGAACAAGCAGTTCGGCCAGGAGCCGATGGGTTCGTGGACGTACGAACTGACGGTTGAAACGGCCTCGGTGATTCCTGAAGCGTGGTATCAGGAACAATCGATCTGCGGCGATTACCTGCGCTTGACGCGGGAATTGGCCGCCGATCCCAGTCTGCCGATCGAGCTTACGCAGTTCCTGGCCGAGGGGCACGAGGAAAGCCAACTAGCCGACGCAGTCTCCATTGAATCAAGAGAAAATCGCCGCCGTGTGCTGCAAGACGCACGCCGCCTTGGCGTCCGATTGCTGCGAGCCGAGTGA